The nucleotide sequence GTCCCAAAGTGGTTATGATTGCAGTCCCAGTGCTCGATGTTTGCAGTCCGCCACAAATAGTTAGACCTGGTTGGGGTGAAATAGGATTAGAAGCGGGTAATAATAATTTTATTTGGGGTTTTAAGGCTAATATCTCAAAAATAGGACTTGTAGCTAGGGCAACATTATAAAAATCAGCCCCACTATTAATCAGTAAGTATAAACTCTGGCGTACTTGTAGGATTAAACCTGCAAAAAGTGCTAAATCCCCTAAAGTATATTTACCACCAATCGCCCCCAAAATAACATAACCATAGGGAAGTGCTGTACCCAAACCACTTAACATTGACCAAATTATAATCTCTATTGAGCCTTGAGAACGTATTTTTAGCATTGCGTTCAACATATTTCTAAAAAGACTGTGCCAACGCTCTAAAAATAATCCTTGCAGACTAAATAAACGTAACTCTTTAGCGTAGACGGGGCTGGTTAAAACCTCCTTATAAATATTCATTTGGCGCACTACGCTAGCTTGGGTTTTTTCTACTTTCCAGCTTTGCTTTTGGTACTTGAGTTCTACATAAACTGAGGGTGTAGAGAAAATAAATAAGACTACTGGGATCCACCAACTAATAGAAGCAGACAGTAAAATAGCAGGGATAAAACTAAAAAATCCATTGAGGGTGGTAATGAGAATAAAAGATAGGTGACTAAGACGCTGTATACCTGTTTCAGTTAATTGAACTTTGTTTAATAGTTCAGGATTTTCAAATAAAGCAATATCCTCAAAATTAGCAACCTTTTCTAATACTTTCTCTTGTACAAAACCTTGCACGCGATCACGTAATGAACCAATAGTTAAGGCATTGAGGGTATTAATAGAATCTTTTACTAAACCTAAAAAAATTAATCCCGCTATACTCCATCGTAAAACAGATTCTTGCATTAGTACTGCCACTGCACTAGTAGTTATTTTCTGTCCTAATAAGCAAGATACTTCATCAATAATCAATTTGTTGAGAAAAAGTGATATTGGGGGATCTACTCCCCCAATTAAACTGAGAATAATTAAATTTTGTAAATCTCTCTGTGCTGCTTGCATAACCATCATCAGGCTGCGCCAAAAACTCTGAACAGCATTTAACATTATTGTTTTTGACTTTCCCACATTAACCCAGATTCTAAAATTTTAAGTTAAGTCTCAAACGCTAAACATAAATCGTAAGCGTTCAGAGGGTTAGGCAACTAAAGGCGTAGACTCATCTTTTCTTTCAAGATTGGAAGTAACGCTCGCATCTTCTCGCTCTTCAAAGTAGATCGCTGTTGGAACTAAAGATGGTGTTGAAAATCCTTGTCGATGTGCCGTGATGGTTTCTCGGATAAAATCCAAAACACTACGATTTTGAGATCGCAAACTACTTACCACCGTCAGCATTCTCGCCACGAATATACTGCCATTCTCACTTTGAGAACCAAAACTGTTCTTTTTCCACAATACAGCAGGGCGAATCGCTCTTTCCGCCGAATTATTAGTCGGTTCCACATCTTCTACTTCCACAAATAACCACAAGGCTGTTTCCACCTTCAACAATTGTCGGCAAGTACGCACCGTTTTCGCCCAAGGTGTATTTTCCCTTGAACCAATCTCAAATGCGGCGGTTTCTGCCAATAGTTTTTGAACACGACTTTTAATGGGTGATAC is from Gloeocapsa sp. DLM2.Bin57 and encodes:
- a CDS encoding ABC transporter ATP-binding protein, whose product is MLNAVQSFWRSLMMVMQAAQRDLQNLIILSLIGGVDPPISLFLNKLIIDEVSCLLGQKITTSAVAVLMQESVLRWSIAGLIFLGLVKDSINTLNALTIGSLRDRVQGFVQEKVLEKVANFEDIALFENPELLNKVQLTETGIQRLSHLSFILITTLNGFFSFIPAILLSASISWWIPVVLFIFSTPSVYVELKYQKQSWKVEKTQASVVRQMNIYKEVLTSPVYAKELRLFSLQGLFLERWHSLFRNMLNAMLKIRSQGSIEIIIWSMLSGLGTALPYGYVILGAIGGKYTLGDLALFAGLILQVRQSLYLLINSGADFYNVALATSPIFEILALKPQIKLLLPASNPISPQPGLTICGGLQTSSTGTAIITTLG